ttaaattttaattgggTTTAGTTTAAGAACCCTATTATTAATTCTCGGGTTTTGTTTTCGAGTTTCATTCGAACGTTTAACTTCTCGGGttgatattaattatttgtgttGAATATCATATTCTTTGTTAGAACTAGTTTAGTTTGATGTCGTTTGTGTCTTTTATTCGATTGGTTCGAATTTCACATTAAGCAAAACACGAGGGTAAAGATTTGATTCATGAaagtcaaaaaaataaaactttaatggAATGAGAATCAATGTAATTGTCATGCTTTTTCGTGGGAATCGTTGGACTTGAGTTTTAGGTCAAGATTTCGTCGCTCTTTCTCGTAGTTTAACTATTCATTATCGAGTATTATCATATAACGAACACATGAATGACAATTTAATTGGCAACATCGAGTGCATTGTTCTCATCAATCTCTTGGTTGTATTATTTGATAGAACCTTACGAATAGGTATGTAGTTTGTTAAAACTCTCCTAACTAGTGTGTTaagattatataatttaaagtgATTAAAGTTATAATGTATTAATTAGTTGAGTTATCTGATCAATGATAAGCTCTAGTCACTTGGAAGCTATGAACGCTCGAAGGGAGATACAAACTAAAATGATCTTTGCCATGGTTGTAAGCAAAGCTATGATTTGAATCGTGCTCCAAGGTCGGctaatggaaggaaaaaaggTTACATGCAATAGGTTCGGTAGAATAGCAGAGTAAATACAAGTATTGATCATCCTTTCGGACCAGCTACTGATCATCATCTTGGTAAGCTATTGTCTCACCAACTAGCTAATTAGATGTGAGCCCCCCTTCGAAGGAATTCCTCCTTTTGCTCCTCAACATACGGGATATTACCGGTTGTTTCCGTTTCCATATGTTGTTCCCCTCCCATAATCTGATCTTTAATCTAATGATCTATTACGGTAAAACATTCATCTATTGTGTTGCTTCTTTTTTCGCCAAATCCTAATTTCGTTTTGCTTTTCTCGATCGTCGAGCATGATCGACTCTACTCTTTTCTCTGTCTCCCGACTTCGTTTCCAAGTGTCGTTCTTCTTTAGAGCCTCCATTTCTTCTATCGCGCAACTAACCAACTAGccaaagagagagggagagggatcATGTCAATCAATTTGTATATACATTTTGTCCCTCATATACTTGCATGCTTAGCTTTCTTAGCTAATATCTTTGGTTTCAGTCTGGCGTTAATAAAAGTAGCGTACTCTTTTAATAGTGAAGACAAAGGGCAAGGCTTTTTTCATCGTAATAGTGGGCGGGTCTCATGAGATTTATGTCGGTCGTCGGAATCAAATTCAGGTTGCAGTAGAAGGATTCCTAGGACGAGAAGAAATCGAATCCATACACTCGATCCATTGCTTCTATCCCTCCCCAATGCCCATCCTTATATGTTCGAGCTTTACCCACTTTGTCAAGGGATCGAGAGCCAACAAACATGCATGAGAGGAACcgagtttgaaatttaaaggTTTGGGAATATGTTTTATAGAAGCTTTAGCCTTAGATATCTTCCTGgattcttaataaataaataaaaaaaaccatgaTTCTTGTCCCAATAGACTCGTCTTAAGGTACTAAAGATTTGCAGAATAAATCAAAAGTCAACCTAGgaaaatttgatgtttttaaGGAACATAAAAAGTATCGAACACACTAAGTAAGTAGTACATTAGGACTTCGATTTAAGTGTTATTAAAGTTTAGGACCAAACTGAGCTGATTTTAACAATATAAACATAATGAACTGTTAGGATGCTCAATTTTTACGCAACAAAATGAACtccaaaatgaacaaaactGAAAACATGACTAGATGTCCATGTTTAGATCAATATACCATATTCCTTAAGATGAAATGTCCATGCACGAGATGTTTAGTACTGTAATACAAGGACGATTAGGGGTTCGCCAACTAATCTCTAAGCATGAACTCAGCTCGATCGTCAAGAGTTCGAATGACATTTTAGAATTGACTATATTTTATGTATACTTTGTGGGAACTATTAGGGTTTTTCCAGTTAATTCCCTTTCAGTGAAGTTGCGGTTCGGTGGGGTTGCTGTAGTACTTTTATGAGTTGATATAACTAGGATTGATCCTTGGAAAAGCATGAACTCAATGAAAACTTTATGAGTGTCGTGTGGATGCAGTTAGGGAGTTTCCAACTACTTCCTAATCGTGAGCTTGTTCAGATGATAGCAAGGGACTACATAGATAGACAAGTGTTGGCTAGATTGAGGGTCATGACCTCCTTCGTGCTTACCTAATGGGCTTGTTGGGATTTATACTAAAAAgtcttgtaattaatttttttttttaaataatgattttaatCGATGGTTATTAGTGTAATGTTGGACAATATATGGTTAACATATCGAAGGATCATGTTCatattgttgggttttatatcctaaaactcatagtttgtaaacaaaaacatattcgattttcaataaagttattattgttgtttattcagtaaagattgttattaaataaagtgaactttatgagcattaatctaaatccaataaactaagaacactctggctatagtatgattacttgaactatatgtagagacataagagtggatcaagttcaagtatatagtcaaaatgatctatagtataaggataaggctgagtaccttattctgggacACTAtcggatgcggcccacttttgtatatgatataaacaatgcgatcactaaattgtgcatgtggagacatgtgagtgggggcgtcctatgcaatgagtattgcataagatcggaccatgaagaaaaccactctcactttataaagtcgtttactgttgagactgattttcttttcattcgataacctaggtaactcggttttaatcctgagctaaccatgaactcctgtttattcggaattatccttagatttgcatgggtgagagtggctctagttcgccgactcaacaggcctcccatttcaggggtaagactgggtgaatggctggggacgtggggtgcaagacggaattcactcctacccacttttagggatagaagaaaggtagttcccttaagcactgactccaggtcttgaacaaggggccccaccctctcattggcctgagagggattcggtttactggttggaccacaaaccaattgtttattagaggatcagtgagacataaggaacaagaagtaacttcaggggtaaaacggtaaattgacccagctctagttacgaacaacctgtgaaggatcgacttactaatcatggttatatcagatggacagaaatatatctatagtgaggggagtgcaactactaggctatagtggagtgtcctagtagttaacgaatgttggttaaccaggttaatgagtttaatcggttaatcttgaatcgttggagcccatgatctataggtccattaggtccctctgctagctcatatcggactaaaccatagaacagtgtgacgagtgagttcgaagtgttcgaattcaaattagggaatatgcgctacatatatgcgatatatttaaccgcattttttgttttatttacaaattaaacaaaaagagaaaatctgagatatttaaataagatttaaatatcttaatcaattatgtgttggaattgatttggattgacatttgaattaatattaaatagtttaattaatcactctaatttgaaattaattattcaaattaataggtttaaccaaacttgcatatttgccaaataaaccccacaaatttgactgaaattttgagtgtcaaaatttggttaactcaaacatgcatgcttgccacataatcccaaacatttgagtgaaattttgagtgtcaaaatttggtgatctcaaatttgcatgaacatacaaacatgactctttgaatagagtgatcatggtacatgaaaggtcttcttcttggtaAAAAACTTTCAGAAAAatctctcacaaacactctcctcatatatataaatccctcccaagtttagtcactcaccggattccacaatctcgttctaaggccggaggatagtggagaagacaccagtggtggttcgaaaccggttcgtgaggaaaaagaagtttgaactacaaaaggttagtattcaaactcattaagttttaatacttatgaacatgctagttatttactataattgatgttctaaaagtgtcTATAATctaaattgcttccgcatgtgttatattaacaccacaCATATAACCTATAGGGTCTATAGTATATTGTAACGACTCGCTATTCGAGGGATTCGAGCCACGGATCGTTACTCACTAACGTAGACATTAGTAAAATgcgtaaaattaaaaatatttaaacgcTTGCACATCTAAAGcttaattaaaatagtaataaaatgTCAGTTTTACAAAAGATAAACATAGACCACCCAAATACAATATTACAAGttcaaactatttaaaatacgTAATTGTACGGTTTAAAGGACAAGTACGAAAGAAATTGTAGACTTAAATGTGACGGTACTCCCTATAGTGAACAGCCCACATGCGCAGCTCGACCGCTACATCAAGGTTCActtgaaaagaagaataagcTACCAGGgttgaatatataaaatatactcaaTAAGCAGGTTGCCGGATAGTTTTTTCTCCTAGATGGATCAATCGGGAGATACAAGGCTCGATTATAGTTCGAGAGTTATCTCAAGGATATGAactagactatgatgaaacaTTTAGTCCAGTGACAAAGATCACCACACAGTTCCTACTAGCACTCGTGgtaagtaaaaaaagaaaattatggcAGATAGATGTGAAGAATGGTTTCTTACGCGAAGAGTTGGATCGGGAGATCTACATGAACCAAGCAAAGAGATTTTAGAATGCAGTTGAAGCCATGAATTGGTACATCTAAAATTCAAAGAAGCCTTATTTAGATGTGGTTCAATGAATCCTAATAtatgtcaaaggtacaatcGACTATgatcttttgtacaaaagaagtGAAAACAGCAATCTAGTTGGATACTGACCAGGATACCCGAAGATCAACCACAAAGTATATGTTCAAGTTTGGTTCGAGAATAATTTCTTGGTGCAATAAAAGACAGCCAACAATATCATTACTTGAGTTTCTGCcggtttttaaatattataaaaaaactaatgattaaatgaagtctcaggtttttaaatattataaaaaaaaattctatcgattatattttaaattctctattttctttacttGAGTTTTTGCCGATTTTCAAATGTCTATATCATTCTCGAGCACTAATCCGATAATTcagaccaacccaacccgaattaCAAGGGTTGGGTTTGGTTGGACTAGtatttcgagttgggttgaattattttcttgaatctGAATTGGCTCGATTCAGTTTCGAGATTATAGGACAAAAACCTCAGATTGACTTGAACCGAAAAAACGTTATAAAATACATTGAGAAATTGAGCGTATTCATAAGTGTGTTAGAGCGGTAATGTTGGCTTACTACAACTGaccattattattttgtttaggttttttttttattattttggttattttttattattttattattttattattatttttaatttattttatattattttatttagtttattttatatattttatatttgtccACCTCAATATTtcatacattattattttgtttaggctcttctctttattattttgtttatttttttattactttattatttttaatttattttatattagtttatttagttttttatatatatattttatatttctccACCTCAATCTTTCATACTATTTTTTAACagattatttaataaattaaaaaataattatttatacattttatattcttttaaaatacactcttattaataaattaaaaaataacggtaaataaaaaatttgtgttaATAGATTTGAAATTGTGTTAAAACTAAGactaaataattctaaaattcaATGTATTTATTACTGTCAGTTgcaatattattatatcatcatttacattttttttttaattttctgatAATTAGGAGCCCTCCCATAtaagtaaatttattttaatataagtaAAATTCTAccgtaattttttatttttattaggtatattttttttagattaatcatttttattgtttttaaatttcataatttattcttatattttctaactGATTCTCTGCTGGTATTTAGTCGTCTTTAATTCTATGATAATATTGAACTATGTTAGAAGGTAATAATTTTACGATtggtttgtgtttgtttgtgaattttaatttcttttcggtggataaataaaattttttaaaaaaattttaaaaagttaactACTCAACAATCCAACGTGAAAATAAagtgttgggttggattgtaaaaaaattgggttggattgagagttaatccaaccaacccaaacttTTGGTTGGGTCAAACAAATTCgtcaacccaatccaactcaGACCATATAAAACCCTAAACAGTTTGTCGTTTTACACAGgcattttgtattttgtattttgtattttttttatttttatttttttggttcaaattgatagtttatattatatataatttgatataaatatGGAAGGTAAACTATGTAAAACGTATATGGTGCATGtgttaaactatataatataaatatttaccCTATAGTATATTGTttataaacattattatttatatggaCATGTATATTATTGTAACGATCTTATTTTCCTATTGAAATAGAGCGGCTACCATATGCATAGCGTGACTTGTTCATGCGgaaaacattcattttaaatagttcataaaAGATGTCGTGAACTTGcaccttaaaaataaaacatcacCCCTAATCTAATCTAAGAGTATATAATAAGATGAAATACAACTATCTTAACATCGGTTCTATGGTTTTCATGCTATCGCCTCTGTCATTCGTACAATGGTgtcttgtctttacctgaaaCGTAAGACTAATATATggttttagtatttttaaaaatactgaGTAAGTGACCAAACTATTAGAGTCTgtgaaatgcaaacacataaaTATGGTGagatttatcatttaaaacatctttCCATTCCTTTAGGCCGCTTTCTAGTGTAGGCTAAGttggatgtatagtacttatctacacacgacccacacgtgcaaacatggacccaccaggtaGGCTCACACACCTCTTAGGCTTGCCGGTTGGGCTAGCAATTGCTGATGAGGTGTTGTTGGACATCCAAAAAGAATAGTGGCCGTCGTATCATCATGGCAAACATAAATGTCATGGCAACCATAAATGTCATAATCAGTCTCATAGTGTAAGGGAGCAACGGACCAAGAACACAGCTAAGTGGTTGGTGTTCATAATCCCTCTTGTTTCACAGTATCTTCTTATTAACTGAGTTacatgaaaaattataaattatatctCTAACCATCTCGTTTGACTGctcattgttttaaaaatttgtattgttttgtgaagaagaagaaaaggttcTCCATTCATCTTTCAATTGACCATCCAAATATATCATTTCATTGTCCATTCCTCTCCCCCACTCTGCATAATCTAACTACGTTTTGTTAAGCACAGAACTACCCCATATCTCCAAACCCCCCACAAGAAACCATCAACGTTGGATCGGCAACACCGCCTGCGGGGCAATGGGCATCGAGGGTCGCTGCTGCATACCAGCTGCTACTGGATGGCGAGTCGAAGCAGCTGATGTCGACGAGAACGAGGAAACCGCCACACGCTCACACTGCGGGCACATAGTGAGAGTGGTAGGAGGGTTCATGTGCATATAGAGCTGCGGAGAAAGCTTGAGGGACCTCAACTCTTGCACCTCCTTCTGTAGCCTTCTGTTTTCCTCTGTTAGATTCTCACAGCACCTCCTCAAGTACTCGCAATCCACTTCTGTTTGCTTCAACTTGGTCCTGCACATTAACCATTACCCGTAACGCcatcaaaaattcaaatccttGCTTGGTAAAGAAAACAGACAAAAATGGATGATGAAATattatacaatttttaaattaaagaatgatCACGTGGAGCACTTGAACAAATGGCAATAGCAGTTTTTGGGATATTCTCATATCtgtaatgaagaaaaagaatatcatTGATGATGGATGCAACAATCTTCCTATGACAGTTTTGACCTTCACACTTAAATGCAGTGACAGagcatttattaattatgaaagcAACAACTCCTTCTGATATTACGATTCTACCCCTGGATACGGAATTAATTTACTCACCTTGCCCTTCTGTTTTGAAACCACACCTCCACTTGTCTTGGTCTCAGATTCAGCCGTTTTGCAAGAGCCAGCTTTTGCTTCTGacgtttaaaataaataaataattaattaattaattaaatattgactAACTTAATAACGCTTTCGTTAAACTGGAGGTTAGGTCTTTAACCAAATATTGACTAAAATGCCCTTCTTAAACCCAAATAATTACCGAATTGCCACTAATCATCAACGCTACGTGAAGAGAAGAATCGTATGAAATGACCGGATTGCCACTTACTGGATTGAGCGTGTTGTGCTCTTTGAACGTCTCCTCAAGAACCAACGACTGTTCCTTCGATAACCTGAGCTTCTTTCTCGAGGCGTCGCCGTCACCATCGCCGCCGTCTTCATCGTCGCTCCCTCGCGAGCACGAGGTTCTCTCGGCCTCCGCCTCATCTCCAACGGCTTCTCTCTCGCTCCTCTTTCCACTGATACTAGAAACCGTACTGTTCGGAGATGAAACGCCGTTCTCTTCCTCTCCATCCACCGCCGTCCTCAGCCTATTCACATCGATTCCCCTAAGAAACGACCTCGAATCGACGTTTCGATctgaacaaacaaaatgataacACAGTACACAACGATTCAGATACTTAATCGAAAAACGAACACcgtaaataaacaaaatccGCTTCGGAAACAACGATACTGCTTCNaaaaaaaaaaaaaaacagagtaaacCGCAATGAAACgagaagaacacaaaatcaagaaattacCAGAAACTTGAAACGCATCTTTCCAAGAGCTCCTACGGAGGTGATTAATCATGGAGTTGGAAGGCCTGTGGATGAAACTCGGCTGAGTCGTAACTCCAAACCCTAAACTCAAACTGAGACATAACTCGTCGTCGCTCCCGCCCATTTTGGAACGAACAGAGAATCAAAAACACACTACAAAGAAGGAAACGCaatgatgaaaaatatataggaGAGAGAAGTGGAGGAGGAGTAGTGGTAGTAGTAATTAATTAGTGTTTGGATTCCGGGAAAgcagagagaaaagaaaagaaaatgggtgGGAAAATGAGCAGGCGGTGCGGCAGAGAGATGTCATAGCTTTTGCTGCTAGTTTGCAGCGCGGATGGGACTATATATACAGGtagagggagggagagagacaCGAGGGGTGTAGATTTAATCATCACTTATGACACACACACCCTATTGGCTCAATCATGATAaaatggcttttttttttctccttttttttttttatcgctCTCCTTAgggtttttacttttaaccATGGTTAAGTCAAAACAAAAGTTTTACCGTGGTTAACTGTGTTTTAAACAAAAGGTGAAAAAGCGGCTTTCCCGCTCGTTGACCGAGTACTTGCCACGCGCTTCGAGTAATTAACACGCGCAAATGAATTATCAGTTCATGATTGTGCTACTCAAAATCACGTGGAGATGGGGCCCACAGGCATTGAGGCAAATTGGTTATATCCAGAGGATTTTCAGATGACGGAGGGCCCACGTGATGGACCTCACGCGCGTGACGTGGGTAGCACGTGTGGAGTTTGTAAAAACAGGATTGcttctaataaaatatatatatatttaatcacAACATTTGTCTTCTGGACTCCAATTTCATTCtgtctaataaatataatcattaaattaatgaatataatattttgaattaactttttaattaattgatattcttttaattttaattggcGTATATATTTATGGTCAAAAAATACTGATCGTCCCCCCGAATCTGACCtatctaatttaaattataaagaacaACCCAACAAAACTCAATATAACCCTTTATTTTCAGATTGGGTGAGTTAGATTGGACTGTGGTAGAGATGCTTTAAAAAGTCAACGACTTATGaacactttattttatttattaaaaaagtaaacaaagtattttttaaaaaaattaaaaattaataaatatgagGGAAAATTGATTGTGGCAGTAATTGTCATGAAAAAAAGTATGAAGGATTGGTGTGACTcatcattcaaattaaataataccccacaaattctttttattttttttatatcccATAATTAATGCATTTTTTAAGGAATAAATTCAGCAAAGattaatatattcataaatgtTTATGACTTTACACATGTTACATCTCTCATTTAATTAATGTCTATGAGTTTACGCACGAAATAATTGCGCCACGTTGACCTTTCCAAAGTCACTTGATGTGCTACGACTGCTGTTTagtcaatttaaaatattttaagttaaattagaGGTTTCATTATTAGATGGATTGAAATGCTCAACATATTCTAACATGGTGTCGTGGACTCACATAGAGTAACTTGGATTTTAAGACACAGATTCGTACTTGCTCCAGTGATAAATTAGTGTCTCTTTCTTAAGCTACTCAATTTAGTGATCGTATTATTGACTTTGTTGGGTGAATTGAATGAAGTATGAAGAGTACGGACTCTGTGACTTTCATGTGTCGTATTTTATGAATGTATGACATGTATTATGTTATATAATACTATGACTTATGTCACATTATGTTGTATTATAAGTTAGGCTATGAGATATTGACGTTAAATTATGTATCTTGTTGTGACTTCCATGTCTATGATGCATAATACCTctatatgttatgtcatgCACACTATGTTAGCAAGATTAATTCAggattatgaaatattttacaCCACGTATGCATTTACGAAAGTTACGTTTATGAAAAAACGAATGTACGACATGCATCATAAGCTTATATAATGATTTAAAGCTATAAAGATCTCATGCAGTTTTTAACATCACGTGGCATGTGCATCGGGATATTTTCCTGCTATGATGACTGCGTACATTATGATATTATGCTGCCTTCTTTCCCTCTATGACTATGATAATGTTTGTGTGCACTAACTGAAGGTAGATTCAAGGTTACGTATACGACTGcgctggtgggtccatgtgtaCCTATGTGGGTCGTGCGTAGAGAAATATtacacatttattttttgtccCGACTAAAAAGTAAAGTTGAAAACCatgaaatgtttttaaatgatagatcTCA
This portion of the Cucurbita pepo subsp. pepo cultivar mu-cu-16 chromosome LG08, ASM280686v2, whole genome shotgun sequence genome encodes:
- the LOC111799634 gene encoding homeobox-leucine zipper protein HAT3-like, whose translation is MGGSDDELCLSLSLGFGVTTQPSFIHRPSNSMINHLRRSSWKDAFQVSDRNVDSRSFLRGIDVNRLRTAVDGEEENGVSSPNSTVSSISGKRSEREAVGDEAEAERTSCSRGSDDEDGGDGDGDASRKKLRLSKEQSLVLEETFKEHNTLNPKQKLALAKRLNLRPRQVEVWFQNRRARTKLKQTEVDCEYLRRCCENLTEENRRLQKEVQELRSLKLSPQLYMHMNPPTTLTMCPQCERVAVSSFSSTSAASTRHPVAAGMQQRPSMPIAPQAVLPIQR